A part of Gramella sp. MAR_2010_147 genomic DNA contains:
- the dnaE gene encoding DNA polymerase III subunit alpha encodes MYLNCHTYYSLRYGTMPTEELCELAQKNGIKQFAVTDINNTSACLEFLKIAKEANFKALAGIDFRNGAQQQYVGIAKNNEGYRQLNEHLSNYIHAQKDFPAEAPFLPDCFIIYPLEKVISKQKNDYQKNEFIGVSTESLRKLKFSAYRKLNDKLVVLQTVSFRNKRDYNAHRLLRAIDNNTLLSKLPESEQGSFYHQMIPPEDIEKEFEDFSHILENTQILMDACHVNFEFGKSQNRNLQVAGNSAEEDKERLINLCYEKLSDRYPEAKEEVHARLEKELRVIIELGFVSYFLINLSIIEYAKKMDYPFVGRGSGANSIVAYILGITNVDPIELKLYFERFINPNRSSPPDFDIDFSWKDRNDVTRYIFEKYENTALMGTYVTFKRRAVARELGKVFGLPKENIDKLSQGFFNFKELDHLEKLVLRYSRLIDGFPNYLSVHSGGILILNDSVHNYAGTFLPPKGFRTIQIDMNIAEEVGIHKFDILAQRGLSKITDAIEIIKQNQPTAKIEDMENIDAFKKDPAINDLLKVGDCIGVFYVESPAMRGLLTKLQTDNYNNLVAASSVIRPGISSAGMKEEFIRRHRDPERRKQAHPVMFKIMEETYGVMVYQEDVMKVAFEFAGLDLDDADVLRRGMSGKKTSKGQMEKIEQTFRVNCKKRGHKDQLANEVWEQISSFAGYAFPKGHSASYAVESYQSLYLKKYFPLEFMVAAINNGGGFYDLQTYIQEIRRCGGEIHPPCINKSDHPNTIYGKDIYLGLGYIKELEDKTIRQILENRQFFGIFKSLDDFIDRVHISIEQISLLLKINAFRFTNFDKHHLLWKAYFKLQNSKPTSNQALLFKPKHRDFELPEFEFSKLIEAYDQMELLGFPLCSQFDLLKEPVRNSITAKDLKVLTGKNVEIYGNLVNSKKTGTSNGKYMYFGTFYDIEGNIFDIVLFPAVAIKHPHIHKGIYLCHGTATEDLGYISINVKWISRQAVQTDPRLVESGFKFV; translated from the coding sequence TTGTACTTAAACTGCCATACATATTATTCTTTACGCTACGGCACAATGCCTACAGAAGAGCTATGTGAGCTCGCTCAAAAAAATGGAATCAAACAATTTGCTGTTACCGATATTAACAATACATCAGCCTGTCTTGAGTTTTTAAAAATCGCAAAAGAGGCAAATTTTAAAGCGCTGGCAGGGATCGATTTTAGAAATGGAGCACAGCAACAATATGTGGGCATTGCTAAAAACAATGAAGGTTACAGGCAGTTAAATGAGCATCTTTCAAATTACATCCATGCTCAGAAAGATTTTCCAGCTGAAGCTCCTTTCCTGCCCGACTGCTTTATTATTTATCCGCTGGAAAAAGTGATCAGCAAGCAGAAGAACGATTATCAAAAGAATGAGTTTATTGGAGTTTCTACAGAGAGTCTTCGAAAATTAAAGTTTTCAGCATACAGAAAACTAAATGATAAACTGGTAGTTCTTCAAACCGTGAGTTTCAGGAACAAAAGAGATTATAATGCTCACCGACTACTTCGGGCAATAGATAATAACACCTTGTTGAGTAAGCTTCCGGAAAGTGAACAGGGTTCTTTTTATCATCAAATGATTCCGCCAGAAGACATTGAAAAAGAATTTGAAGATTTTTCACATATTCTTGAAAACACTCAAATTTTGATGGATGCCTGTCATGTAAATTTTGAATTTGGAAAATCCCAGAATAGAAATTTACAGGTTGCCGGAAATTCTGCCGAAGAGGATAAAGAAAGACTCATTAATCTATGCTATGAAAAACTTTCTGACAGATATCCAGAAGCGAAAGAGGAGGTACATGCAAGGCTGGAAAAAGAGCTGAGAGTAATTATAGAACTTGGGTTTGTGTCCTATTTCCTTATCAATCTCAGTATTATCGAATATGCCAAAAAGATGGATTATCCGTTTGTGGGGCGTGGTAGTGGCGCAAATTCTATCGTCGCTTATATTCTGGGAATTACCAACGTAGACCCTATTGAACTGAAACTTTATTTTGAGCGCTTTATTAATCCCAACAGAAGTTCTCCACCCGATTTTGATATCGATTTTTCCTGGAAAGACAGAAATGATGTAACCCGCTATATTTTTGAAAAGTATGAAAATACTGCCCTTATGGGAACCTATGTCACTTTTAAACGTCGTGCCGTGGCTAGAGAACTCGGCAAAGTCTTTGGACTCCCAAAAGAGAATATTGATAAGCTCTCTCAGGGATTTTTCAATTTTAAAGAATTGGATCACCTCGAAAAACTTGTGCTTAGATACAGCAGGTTAATCGATGGTTTCCCAAATTATCTAAGCGTGCATTCAGGTGGAATTCTTATACTAAATGATTCTGTTCATAATTATGCAGGAACTTTTCTCCCTCCCAAAGGTTTCAGGACTATCCAGATAGACATGAATATTGCTGAAGAAGTGGGTATTCATAAATTCGATATTCTTGCCCAGCGCGGACTCTCCAAGATCACCGATGCCATTGAAATTATAAAGCAAAATCAACCCACCGCGAAAATTGAAGATATGGAGAATATAGATGCGTTCAAGAAAGACCCGGCGATTAATGATCTACTGAAAGTTGGTGATTGTATAGGAGTTTTCTATGTAGAGTCTCCGGCAATGCGCGGACTGCTTACTAAACTCCAAACCGATAATTATAACAATCTGGTAGCCGCCAGTTCAGTAATAAGACCGGGAATTTCAAGTGCCGGAATGAAAGAGGAGTTTATTCGCAGGCATCGTGATCCCGAACGTAGAAAACAAGCTCATCCTGTGATGTTTAAAATCATGGAAGAGACTTATGGGGTAATGGTCTACCAGGAAGATGTAATGAAGGTCGCTTTTGAATTTGCCGGACTGGATTTAGATGATGCTGATGTGCTTCGTCGCGGAATGAGCGGAAAAAAGACTTCCAAAGGTCAGATGGAAAAGATTGAACAGACGTTTCGTGTGAATTGTAAGAAACGAGGACACAAAGATCAACTAGCCAATGAAGTCTGGGAACAGATCTCTTCTTTTGCCGGTTATGCTTTTCCAAAAGGTCATTCCGCTTCCTATGCGGTAGAAAGTTATCAGAGCTTATATCTCAAAAAATACTTTCCGCTGGAATTTATGGTAGCAGCAATCAATAACGGGGGAGGTTTCTATGACCTTCAAACCTATATTCAGGAAATTAGAAGATGCGGAGGTGAGATACATCCTCCCTGTATTAATAAAAGCGACCATCCCAACACAATTTATGGTAAAGACATTTACCTGGGGCTGGGGTATATTAAAGAGCTTGAAGATAAAACTATTAGACAGATCCTTGAGAACAGGCAGTTTTTTGGCATATTTAAATCTCTGGACGATTTTATAGATCGCGTACATATTTCAATAGAACAGATAAGCCTGCTACTTAAAATTAACGCATTCAGATTTACAAATTTTGACAAGCATCACCTATTATGGAAAGCCTATTTTAAACTTCAAAACAGTAAACCCACAAGCAATCAGGCATTACTTTTTAAACCAAAACACAGAGATTTCGAGCTTCCGGAATTTGAATTCTCAAAACTTATAGAAGCTTATGATCAAATGGAGCTATTAGGTTTTCCGCTATGCAGCCAGTTTGATCTCTTGAAAGAACCTGTAAGAAATTCAATAACTGCTAAAGACCTCAAAGTTCTTACTGGCAAAAATGTAGAGATCTATGGGAATCTTGTGAACTCAAAAAAAACCGGCACCTCTAATGGGAAGTATATGTATTTTGGAACTTTCTACGATATAGAAGGTAATATTTTTGACATAGTTCTCTTCCCTGCAGTTGCAATAAAACACCCGCATATTCATAAAGGTATTTATTTATGCCATGGAACAGCAACAGAAGATCTTGGGTACATCTCAATCAATGTAAAATGGATTTCCAGACAGGCAGTCCAAACAGATCCAAGACTAGTGGAATCGGGTTTTAAATTTGTTTAA
- the dinB gene encoding DNA polymerase IV — protein sequence MKNTKSIIHLDLDTFFVSAERREHPELIEKPVIVGGLGDRGVVAACSYETRTFGVHSGMPMKVARHLCPSAIVIKGNASIYTKLSHEVTEIIQNKVPSFEKASVDEFYADLTGMDRFFGIHQFAKELQQSILKETKLPISFGLSQNKVVSKIATGEGKPYAQKIIEPGTERSFLAPLTVNKIPMVGNKTFQKLLNLGVRKIETIQKMPVEVLESVLGKNGRTIWKRAHGIDNPPIIPFHERKSISTERTFNRDTIDLVRLHATLVAMAESLAYQLRRGNKLTSNVSVRIRYSDFQTYSKQAKISYTSADHILIPKVEELFKQLYSRRMLIRLIGVRFSGLVGGHYQINLFDDSQEMLNLYNSLDKIKKRFGEHSVMRAVSMDVKTIGRMGNPFNGEPPIVLAHRKQ from the coding sequence ATGAAAAATACAAAGTCTATAATTCACCTGGATCTGGACACTTTTTTTGTTTCAGCAGAACGAAGAGAGCACCCGGAATTAATTGAAAAACCTGTTATTGTTGGCGGCCTGGGAGATCGAGGTGTGGTAGCAGCCTGTAGTTATGAGACCAGAACATTTGGAGTGCACTCGGGGATGCCTATGAAAGTAGCGAGGCACTTATGTCCCTCAGCCATTGTAATTAAAGGAAATGCCTCCATTTACACCAAACTCTCCCATGAAGTAACTGAAATTATTCAAAATAAAGTCCCTTCTTTTGAAAAGGCCAGTGTAGATGAATTCTATGCAGACCTTACCGGAATGGATCGCTTTTTCGGGATCCACCAGTTTGCAAAAGAACTCCAGCAAAGCATTCTTAAAGAGACAAAATTGCCTATTTCTTTCGGGCTTTCTCAAAACAAGGTGGTTTCTAAGATCGCGACCGGCGAAGGAAAACCCTACGCGCAAAAGATCATCGAACCCGGTACCGAAAGATCTTTTCTGGCTCCTCTTACGGTAAATAAAATTCCAATGGTAGGAAATAAAACTTTTCAAAAATTACTGAATCTTGGAGTTCGAAAAATAGAGACTATCCAAAAAATGCCGGTAGAAGTGCTGGAAAGTGTTCTTGGGAAGAATGGCCGTACCATTTGGAAAAGAGCTCACGGAATCGATAATCCGCCAATCATTCCTTTTCATGAGCGAAAATCTATCTCGACAGAACGCACCTTTAACCGGGATACCATCGATCTGGTTCGGCTTCATGCAACCCTGGTCGCCATGGCTGAAAGTCTTGCCTACCAGCTAAGACGTGGTAACAAGCTCACCTCTAATGTAAGTGTAAGGATTCGCTATTCAGATTTTCAAACCTACAGTAAACAGGCTAAGATCTCCTACACCAGCGCTGATCATATTCTTATTCCGAAGGTGGAAGAACTTTTCAAACAGCTTTATTCAAGACGAATGCTTATAAGACTAATTGGGGTTCGTTTTAGCGGACTCGTAGGCGGGCATTATCAGATCAATCTTTTTGATGATTCTCAAGAGATGCTCAATCTCTATAATTCGTTAGATAAAATAAAAAAACGCTTTGGAGAACATAGTGTGATGCGTGCCGTAAGTATGGATGTAAAAACCATTGGGAGAATGGGAAATCCTTTTAATGGGGAACCACCGATTGTACTTGCGCATAGGAAGCAATAA
- a CDS encoding NUDIX domain-containing protein translates to MKKFIDKLAYIHIQDKKILMSLSKGKSTWYIPGGKRENNESDLTALSREVKEELSVELLPESIEKFGVFEAQAHGHPEGTIVRMTCYTAKFTGTLSAASEIKELVFFPYSRKSESSFVDHIIFDDLKNKDLL, encoded by the coding sequence ATGAAAAAATTCATCGATAAACTCGCCTATATCCACATTCAGGATAAAAAGATCCTGATGAGCCTGAGCAAAGGAAAATCTACATGGTATATTCCCGGCGGAAAACGAGAAAATAACGAATCTGATCTTACAGCTTTATCAAGAGAAGTAAAAGAAGAACTTTCTGTAGAACTTTTACCGGAAAGTATCGAGAAGTTTGGTGTTTTTGAGGCTCAGGCTCACGGCCATCCCGAGGGAACCATTGTTAGAATGACTTGTTATACCGCTAAATTTACCGGCACTCTTTCCGCTGCTTCTGAAATTAAAGAACTGGTCTTTTTCCCATACTCCAGAAAATCTGAAAGCTCATTTGTTGATCATATTATTTTTGATGATCTTAAAAATAAAGACCTGCTCTAG
- a CDS encoding nuclear transport factor 2 family protein, translating into MKLLKILPLFALLFIYSCNDAEKKETDDMDDMAEQAEVRDATEMNRQWIDSWNNNDAASLDSLTSSSAVLYMEGSSMTADSIRAWYKTSAPMMKGLKTQPEANYSGKNIAYEAGTYSYQVKGDSLNNTYNGAYTLIWKKANKDWKLEVMNITSKVLDSTTTEMEEE; encoded by the coding sequence ATGAAATTATTAAAGATTTTACCACTTTTCGCACTGCTGTTCATTTACAGCTGTAATGATGCTGAAAAGAAAGAAACTGACGACATGGACGATATGGCAGAGCAGGCTGAAGTTCGTGATGCTACCGAAATGAATAGACAATGGATAGACTCCTGGAATAATAATGACGCCGCAAGTCTGGACAGTCTTACCTCCTCTTCTGCAGTGCTCTATATGGAAGGAAGCAGTATGACAGCTGATAGTATTCGCGCATGGTACAAAACTTCTGCTCCTATGATGAAAGGACTTAAAACACAGCCTGAGGCAAATTATTCTGGAAAAAATATCGCGTATGAGGCCGGTACGTATAGCTATCAGGTGAAGGGAGACAGTTTGAATAACACTTATAATGGCGCCTATACTCTAATTTGGAAAAAAGCCAATAAAGACTGGAAACTGGAGGTAATGAATATTACCAGTAAAGTATTAGATTCAACCACTACAGAAATGGAAGAAGAATAA
- a CDS encoding intradiol ring-cleavage dioxygenase, with the protein MKIRIVIFSISLLLFSCMRSQENSSFRLVGGPCEGCEAVQEYGDEDLNAVDTLPEFASAENKLKITGTIYESDAKTPAENIILYIHHTNVEGIYPTKGDEKDWASRHGYLRGWVKTDKTGHYTFYTQVPGSYPDGRNPAHIHPFILEPDGRYYYLSAYFFEGDPLLTNDHQKDPPRGSNGIVQLQKKGDMSLIQRDFILGKGIPGYE; encoded by the coding sequence ATGAAGATTAGAATAGTCATTTTCAGTATTTCATTATTGCTGTTTTCCTGTATGAGATCACAGGAGAATAGTTCATTCAGGCTCGTTGGCGGCCCTTGTGAAGGTTGCGAGGCCGTACAGGAATATGGAGATGAAGATCTTAATGCTGTAGATACACTGCCTGAATTCGCTTCCGCAGAAAATAAGCTAAAAATCACCGGAACTATTTATGAATCAGATGCTAAAACACCTGCAGAAAATATTATTCTATATATCCACCATACCAATGTGGAGGGAATTTACCCAACTAAAGGTGATGAAAAGGACTGGGCAAGTCGACATGGCTATTTAAGGGGGTGGGTAAAAACTGATAAAACCGGTCATTATACTTTCTATACCCAGGTGCCGGGCAGTTATCCCGATGGTCGAAATCCAGCACATATTCATCCATTTATACTGGAACCTGATGGCAGATATTACTATCTGTCTGCTTATTTCTTTGAAGGTGATCCATTGCTTACCAATGATCATCAAAAAGATCCTCCCAGGGGAAGTAATGGTATAGTCCAACTTCAGAAGAAAGGAGATATGTCCTTAATTCAAAGGGATTTTATTTTAGGTAAGGGAATTCCGGGTTATGAATAA